A portion of the Fulvia fulva chromosome 1, complete sequence genome contains these proteins:
- a CDS encoding G patch domain-containing protein 1, translating to MSSKRSRAAFESDTSAPPLHAPFALYGTPLPAYDPKSRDDGSYVPVWKQEVTDKRGRKRLHGAFTGGFSAGYFNTVGSKEGWAPSTFVSSRANRAKTPQDGKQQRPEDFMDDEDLAEQAEAQTLETQNTFAGLGSTASDGAVRGMFSDLFKSTGETKGVKLLQRMGWRQGQGIGPKVRRRAQGDRTGHAHLFAPENSRMIAFVRKTDRKGLGHAGEARLNNPSSVLDEDEDSGEDARILRANRSKVTIKPKPLKKSGLGVGVLNDDGSDEEDPYSMGPAINYNKIIGVDRKKKKKEGLLASNATSSVTKLPSVAKKLIQRTTNVSNFRKCHDDRLPLDGFVLATAALTVTHAQEYPPPVVPAGWRPAQQTNNVEAKAGAYQSTADAAKASSMDPKGRAALLGEQPLPGKSIFDFITPEARARLATATGRHNLPQALGESAPAGFQSSDAEKHRTLWDLVPRLDKQTAASALQRGNTGWMPYAEDEGKRARYKYFLELNTGLRSNLPERPSTLSLDEWSKEMREFSEAAEIFKPMSGLMASRFKSSTSAGPKLASDAADAAPPTPAKEEDPAEKAAKLGMYGPMTRSRQAFHPTRLLCKRFNVKPPANVAAGGVAEADAALVDKSRRLDVVSQASLDRMMMETSFKPTGFVSQGTEGPSTETQGVEPSTMQPINVDAERNEALEGKRAGDEVFKAIFGSDDEDD from the coding sequence ATGTCCTCCAAGCGCTCCCGAGCCGCATTCGAATCGGACACCTCCGCACCGCCGCTTCATGCTCCCTTTGCCTTGTACGGCACGCCTCTGCCTGCGTATGACCCCAAGAGCCGTGACGACGGCAGCTATGTGCCCGTGTGGAAGCAAGAGGTCACCGATAAGCGTGGCAGGAAGCGTCTGCATGGCGCATTCACGGGAGGCTTCAGCGCGGGCTACTTCAACACCGTAGGCTCCAAAGAGGGCTGGGCTCCGAGCACCTTCGTCTCCTCGCGCGCAAATCGAGCCAAGACTCCGCAAGATGGAAAGCAGCAACGGCCAGAGGATTTCATGGATGATGAAGACCTCGCTGAGCAAGCCGAGGCCCAGACGCTCGAGACTCAGAACACCTTCGCCGGATTGGGCAGCACCGCATCAGATGGTGCAGTTCGAGGCATGTTCTCAGACTTGTTCAAGAGCACAGGCGAGACCAAAGGTGTCAAACTGTTGCAGCGCATGGGCTGGCGTCAAGGCCAAGGCATAGGGCCGAAGGTCAGGCGGCGAGCCCAGGGCGACAGAACCGGCCATGCTCACCTCTTTGCCCCCGAGAACTCTCGCATGATCGCCTTCGTTCGGAAGACAGATCGCAAAGGTCTCGGTCATGCTGGAGAAGCACGGCTTAACAACCCGAGCTCCGTGCTGGACGAAGATGAAGACAGTGGGGAAGATGCCAGGATTCTCAGAGCTAACCGTTCGAAGGTCACGATCAAGCCGAAGCCACTGAAAAAGTCCGGTCTTGGCGTAGGTGTGCTGAACGATGACGGGTCCGACGAAGAAGATCCGTATTCCATGGGTCCCGCTATCAATTACAACAAGATCATCGGAGTTGACAGGAAGAAAAAAAAGAAAGAAGGCCTCCTTGCGAGCAATGCCACTTCATCTGTTACAAAACTACCATCCGTGGCGAAGAAGCTCATCCAGCGTACAACCAACGTCTCCAACTTCAGGAAATGTCACGACGATCGTCTGCCACTGGATGGATTTGTGCTAGCCACTGCTGCACTGACCGTTACGCATGCGCAGGAATATCCACCCCCGGTAGTGCCTGCTGGTTGGAGGCCAGCTCAGCAGACCAACAACGTCGAAGCCAAGGCTGGTGCATATCAGTCTACCGCAGATGCTGCAAAAGCCTCTTCCATGGATCCCAAAGGTCGTGCTGCACTGCTTGGCGAGCAGCCCCTACCCGGCAAGTCCATTTTCGACTTTATCACACCAGAAGCACGGGCACGGCTGGCAACGGCAACTGGTAGACATAATCTTCCCCAAGCTTTGGGCGAAAGTGCGCCTGCTGGTTTCCAGTCAAGTGATGCAGAAAAGCATCGCACTCTGTGGGATCTTGTTCCACGCCTTGACAAGCAGACGGCAGCGTCGGCATTACAGCGTGGCAATACTGGATGGATGCCTTATGCCGAAGATGAAGGGAAACGCGCCAGATACAAATATTTTCTGGAACTCAATACAGGCCTGCGGTCCAACTTGCCTGAGCGCCCAAGCACGCTCTCGCTTGATGAATGGAGTAAGGAGATGCGCGAATTCTCTGAAGCAGCAGAGATCTTCAAGCCTATGTCCGGACTGATGGCCAGTCGCTTCAAATCCTCAACGAGTGCTGGACCAAAACTGGCATCTGACGCGGCAGACGCTGCACCACCGACTCCGGCCAAGGAAGAAGATCCGGCAGAAAAAGCAGCTAAATTAGGCATGTACGGCCCCATGACTCGCTCGAGGCAGGCGTTTCATCCTACACGGCTGCTCTGCAAACGCTTCAACGTGAAGCCACCAGCAAATGTTGCAGCAGGCGGCGTAGCCGAAGCAGATGCGGCACTTGTGGATAAGAGTCGAAGGCTAGACGTGGTCAGTCAAGCAAGTCTCGATCGAATGATGATGGAGACCAGCTTTAAACCGACAGGATTCGTGTCTCAAGGCACCGAAGGCCCTTCCACAGAGACGCAAGGCGTCGAGCCGTCCACAATGCAGCCTATTAATGTAGACGCAGAACGCAATGAGGCTCTCGAAGGAAAGCGCGCAGGAGACGAAGTCTTCAAAGCAATCTTCGGCAGCGACGATGAAGATGACTAG
- a CDS encoding Protein kinase → MSSAAASLPTRTSSHRAPQPQPQPQQYTPHRAASSASRPVAPASPRRSMSTSQPQATASSHSRQPSGNLERLARHDFEQSNVAHPDTSHRRSESREQPANGSHAHPPRSDSMRHQTHGRTASRYNDQPTPAPSSHNPDARSSANPNLRRRTTIDAQTGHWELGKTVGAGSMGKVKLARNKETGEQVAVKIVPRQSTDGEHRTQQERERADHSKEVRTAREAAIVTLVDHPYICFMRDVVRTNYHWYMLFEYVNGGQMLDYIISHGRLKEKQARKFGRQIASALDYCHRNSIVHRDLKIENILISKTGDIKIIDFGLSNLFSPRSHLKTFCGSLYFAAPELLQAKQYTGPEVDVWSFGIVLYVLVCGKVPFDDQSMPQLHAKIKKGVVEYPPWLSPECRSLIARMLNTNPSDRATLQEIMSHPWMTKGFSAPPENHLPARKPLQLPLDPAVVDKMTGFDFGDAETITSQLTKVLESEEYKRAIHLSEKRNFQAPPENDQKRGVFGAFYKRRSSTTSRDTLNTPSTEAIQTGSDPINAYHPLISIYYLAREKQEREAREENPGALALPQSPGEKPLPVPDLAPPAAAHTNTSTYEMAGEKPTGGRTRPRARTHGEDEVTRDLQNTGLNAGASAHTSGTNVHPTIVEPAAEQKSSGHTRKESAAIGLIRRLSRRDRGDRPSHPPPALAAFNNSTDAPRRSFSMRRTRESSQTCEAARHETDGTAPGELLTPPQAADTAGNERRRTHGLGRSVSVNSSDIRRRFTRRGVSEGSSMRPPVTSAGSTDRKVSFDQGSSIKEAASDVESSRPTGSLANRAKSMGHARKESMQVRRSRRQDARSTDVPEETDQELVEETPNKENGGGSPNMKPVYLKGLFSVSTTSNKPLNFIRSDIIRVLHELGVEYREIKGGFSCKHSPSIMSKSAADETAPSGAQALNAPSEAGHRRKISFGGFRDRANGDKEEARATPPGGPRPKASYTQSEEDSEEDPPNSRPGASRSRPAGETSTHVQSDLGGEMMLKFEILVVKVPLLSLHGVQFKKVEGGTWQYKNMAQKILKELRL, encoded by the exons ATGTCctccgccgccgcctctctGCCAACACGCACCTCCTCCCACCGCGCCCCGCAGCCGCAGCCGCAGCCGCAGCAGTACACACCGCATCGGGCTGCCAGCAGCGCGTCCCGCCCAGTCGCTCCTGCTTCGCCGAGACGATCAATGTCCACGTCGCAGCCGCAAGCGACGGCCTCCTCGCACAGCCGACAGCCATCGGGCAACCTCGAAAGGCTCGCTCGGCACGACTTCGAGCAGTCCAATGTCGCACATCCGGACACTTCCCACCGCCGGAGCGAGTCGCGCGAGCAGCCGGCGAATGGCTCCCATGCACATCCACCTCGCAGTGACAGTATGAGGCACCAGACACATGGCCGCACCGCCTCGCGCTACAATGACCAGCCGACGCCTGCGCCCAGCTCACACAATCCCGATGCGAGATCGAGCGCGAATCCGAATCTACGGCGGCGGACGACGATTGATGCTCAGACGGGGCATTGGGAGCTGGGCAAGACGGTCGGTGCAGGCAGCATGGGCAAAGTGAAGCTTGCCCGAAATAAGGAGACTGGAGAGCAGGTGGCCGTCAAAATCGTGCCCAGGCAGAGTACTGATGGCGAGCATCGAACACAGCAGGAGCGCGAGCGAGCGGACCACTCCAAAGAGGTCAGGACCGCCCGAGAGGCAGCGATCGTGACGCTGGTCGATCATCCATATATCTGCTTCATGCGGGATGTCGTCCGGACCAACTATCACTGGTACATGTTGTTCGAGTACGTGAATGGAGGACAGATGCTCGACTATATCATCAGCCACGGTCGCCTCAAGGAGAAGCAAGCCCGTAAATTTGGTCGCCAGATCGCCAGCGCTTTGGACTACTGCCATCGCAATAGTATTGTGCATCGAGATCTGAAGATTGAGAACATTCTTATCAGCAAGACTGGCGATATCAAGATCATCGACTTTGGTCTATCGAATCTCTTCAGCCCAAGGAGTCACCTAAAGACGTTCTGCGGAAGCTTGTACTTTGCTGCTCCTGAATTGCTGCAGGCCAAGCAATACACGGGACCGGAAGTCGATGTGTGGAGTTTCGGCATTGTTTTGTATGTGCTTGTGTGTGGCAAGGTGCCATTTGATGATCAGAGCATGCCTCAGCTGCATGCCAAGATCAAGAAGGGTGTGGTCGAGTACCCACCTTGGCTAAGTCCTG AATGCCGCAGCCTTATCGCTCGCATGCTCAACACGAACCCAAGCGACAGGGCAACCTTACAGGAGATCATGAGCCATCCATGGATGACCAAAGGTTTTAGTGCGCCACCTGAAAATCACTTACCGGCACGGAAACCTTTACAGCTGCCACTCGACCCAGCCGTGGTCGACAAGATGACCGGCTTCGACTTCGGCGATGCGGAGACAATCACATCTCAACTGACCAAAGTTTTGGAATCGGAAGAGTACAAACGTGCCATTCATCTATCGGAAAAGAGGAACTTCCAGGCTCCACCCGAAAACGACCAGAAGCGTGGCGTCTTTGGCGCTTTCTACAAGCGCAGAAGCTCGACAACCAGTCGCGATACCTTGAACACGCCATCCACTGAAGCCATACAGACCGGCTCCGACCCGATCAACGCATATCACCCACTGATTTCTATATACTATTTGGCTCGAGAAAAGCAGGAGCGAGAAGCCCGAGAGGAGAATCCTGGTGCCTTAGCACTCCCGCAAAGCCCAGGAGAGAAGCCTCTACCAGTACCAGATCTCGCACCTCCAGCCGCAGCACACACCAACACGTCGACATATGAGATGGCAGGCGAGAAGCCGACAGGTGGCCGCACACGGCCTCGCGCGCGGACACATGGCGAAGATGAAGTCACGCGGGACCTCCAAAATACTGGCTTGAACGCCGGCGCTTCCGCTCACACATCGGGAACGAATGTGCACCCCACGATTGTGGAGCCAGCTGCTGAGCAGAAGTCGTCTGGCCACACGAGAAAAGAGAGCGCTGCGATCGGTCTCATCCGAAGGTTGAGTAGGAGGGACAGAGGTGACAGACCGAGCCATCCACCTCCAGCACTTGCCGCCTTCAATAATTCCACCGACGCGCCGAGGAGGAGCTTCAGCATGCGTAGGACGAGAGAGTCAAGTCAGACGTGTGAGGCCGCAAGGCACGAGACCGACGGCACTGCTCCTGGTGAGCTCCTGACTCCACCCCAGGCCGCCGACACTGCGGGCAATGAGCGCAGACGAACACATGGCCTTGGTCGGTCAGTAAGTGTCAACTCGAGTGACATACGAAGACGATTCACCAGGCGTGGTGTTTCCGAAGGCTCGTCCATGAGGCCGCCAGTGACTTCTGCTGGCAGTACGGATCGTAAAGTGTCTTTCGACCAGGGAAGCAGTATCAAAGAGGCAGCATCTGACGTAGAGTCATCTCGTCCGACAGGCTCCCTGGCTAACCGAGCGAAGTCAATGGGCCATGCACGCAAGGAAAGCATGCAAGTCCGTCGTTCTCGGAGACAGGACGCGCGCAGCACCGATGTCCCCGAAGAGACCGACCAAGAGCTTGTGGAGGAGACTCCGAACAAAGAGAATGGTGGCGGAAGCCCGAACATGAAGCCAGTGTACCTGAAAGGCCTATTCAGCGTATCGACGACTAGCAACAAGCCACTCAACTTCATACGCAGCGACATCATCCGGGTACTGCATGAGCTTGGCGTCGAGTATCGAGAGATCAAAGGTGGCTTTAGCTGCAAGCACTCGCCGAGTATCATGAGCAAGTCTGCTGCTGATGAGACGGCGCCGTCCGGAGCCCAGGCGTTGAATGCGCCTTCGGAGGCTGGCCACAGGCGCAAGATCAGCTTCGGGGGATTCCGAGATCGTGCAAATGGCGACAAAGAGGAGGCTCGAGCTACGCCACCCGGTGGGCCTCGACCCAAGGCGAGCTACACGCAGTCAGAAGAAGATTCGGAGGAAGATCCGCCAAACTCGCGACCAGGAGCATCACGATCACGACCAGCAGGAGAGACCAGCACACATGTGCAGTCGGACCTGGGAGGCGAAATGATGCTGAAATTCGAGATCCTGGTGGTGAAAGTGCCACTGCTGAGCCTACACGGCGTGCAGTTCAAGAAGGTGGAGGGTGGCACATGGCAGTACAAGAACATGGCGCAGAAGATTCTCAAAGAGTTGAGATTATAG